In one Streptomyces sp. T12 genomic region, the following are encoded:
- a CDS encoding SulP family inorganic anion transporter — MSQTSVGRAPRWRRLVPGLGVLFGYRRSWLRGDVLAGVTVAAYLVPQVMAYAGVAGLPPVAGLWAILPAVALYALLGSSRLLSVGPESTTALMTATVVGPLAAGDPAQYATLAATLAVAVGLLCVLAWATRLGFIADLLSRPVLIGYLAGVALIMIVDQLPKLTGVRTTGSAFFPQLWSFVGHLSRLHLATALFAVAALVVLFTVAHFFRTVPGPLLAVVFGTAAVSVFDLHDQYGIKVIGDVPSGLPTVALPDLAELPHLVLPALGVLLVAYTDFILTARAFTKRDDGDSGLDPNQEFLALGAANLGAGTLHGFPISSSASRTALASSAGGHSQAYSLVAGAAVLSVLLFLSPLLSRTPTAVLGALVVYAAVRMIDLTGFRRLASFRRRELLLALGCLAGVLALDILYGVLVAVGLSVAELLTRVARPHDAIEGLVPGVAGMHDVDDYPQARTIPGLLVYRYDSPLFFANAEDFRRRALAAVDEQTEPVRWFVLNTEANVEVDITALDAVDELRRELAHRGIVFALARVKQDLLDDLRAYGLVDTISSERIFPTLPTAVAAYRKWHRDQ, encoded by the coding sequence ATGTCCCAGACCTCGGTCGGCCGTGCTCCAAGGTGGCGCCGCCTGGTGCCGGGGCTCGGTGTGCTGTTCGGCTATCGGCGCTCGTGGCTGCGGGGCGACGTCCTGGCCGGGGTGACGGTGGCCGCGTATCTCGTGCCCCAGGTGATGGCGTACGCGGGCGTGGCCGGTCTGCCACCGGTCGCCGGGCTGTGGGCGATCCTGCCGGCGGTTGCCCTGTACGCCCTGCTGGGTTCCTCCCGCCTGCTCTCCGTCGGCCCGGAGTCGACGACCGCGCTGATGACGGCGACGGTGGTCGGGCCGCTCGCCGCCGGAGATCCAGCCCAGTACGCAACACTGGCAGCCACCCTCGCGGTCGCGGTCGGCTTGTTGTGCGTGCTGGCATGGGCGACACGGCTCGGCTTCATCGCTGACCTGCTGTCCCGGCCGGTGCTGATCGGGTATCTGGCGGGCGTGGCACTGATCATGATCGTGGACCAGCTTCCCAAACTGACCGGTGTCCGGACGACAGGCTCGGCCTTCTTCCCCCAACTGTGGTCCTTCGTAGGGCACTTGTCGCGGCTCCACCTGGCCACGGCGTTGTTCGCCGTCGCGGCGCTCGTGGTCCTCTTCACAGTGGCCCACTTCTTCCGCACCGTCCCCGGTCCCCTGCTCGCCGTGGTGTTCGGCACGGCAGCCGTGTCCGTCTTCGACCTCCACGACCAATACGGCATCAAGGTGATCGGTGACGTCCCGTCGGGCCTGCCCACCGTGGCTCTGCCGGACCTGGCCGAACTGCCGCACCTGGTGCTCCCCGCCCTGGGCGTCCTCCTGGTCGCCTACACGGACTTCATCCTCACCGCGCGGGCCTTCACCAAGCGCGACGACGGGGACTCCGGACTCGACCCCAACCAGGAGTTCCTCGCGCTGGGCGCCGCCAACCTCGGCGCGGGCACACTGCACGGCTTCCCGATCAGCAGCAGCGCCAGCCGCACCGCGCTGGCCTCCTCAGCCGGCGGGCACAGCCAGGCGTACTCGCTGGTGGCCGGCGCGGCCGTCCTGTCGGTCCTGCTCTTCCTGAGCCCCCTGCTCTCTCGCACACCCACGGCAGTCCTCGGCGCGCTTGTCGTCTACGCGGCCGTCCGCATGATCGACCTGACAGGCTTCCGCCGGCTGGCGTCCTTCCGCCGCCGGGAACTCCTACTGGCGCTCGGCTGCCTGGCCGGAGTTCTCGCCCTGGACATCCTGTACGGCGTGCTGGTCGCCGTCGGTCTGTCCGTGGCCGAACTGCTCACTCGGGTGGCCCGCCCGCACGACGCCATCGAGGGCCTGGTGCCCGGGGTGGCCGGCATGCACGACGTCGACGACTACCCGCAGGCCCGCACCATCCCCGGCCTGCTCGTCTACCGCTACGACTCCCCGCTGTTCTTCGCCAACGCCGAGGACTTCCGCCGCCGGGCCCTGGCCGCCGTCGACGAACAGACCGAACCGGTCCGCTGGTTCGTCCTCAACACCGAGGCCAACGTGGAGGTCGACATCACCGCCTTGGACGCGGTCGACGAACTCCGCCGGGAACTCGCCCACCGCGGCATCGTCTTCGCCCTCGCCCGCGTCAAGCAGGACCTGCTGGATGACCTGAGGGCGTACGGCTTGGTGGACACCATCAGCAGCGAGCGGATCTTTCCGACCCTGCCGACGGCCGTGGCCGCATACAGGAAGTGGCACCGCGATCAGTAG
- a CDS encoding universal stress protein yields MSRNVTVGLDGSPESRAAGEWAAREAKLRGLPLRLVHVWEPVPEPMAQAPLLGAETQAHWSERIPRETAEGLRLRHPGVHVEMEQISGRPMDALAEAAKDAELLVLGSRGLSGIGGFLVGSVGMAVIAHTETPVVLVRAGEQAADEHEADPAGIPSAATAYRPVVLGVDTGHPDDAVIAFAFEEAARRNTALRVVHGWNLPPYFAYGLPADPELNAELGRQEAAALAGVLHPWRQKYPEIEIVEVSRSGSPANHVIDASREASLVVVGRRTRRSPVGAHIGPVTHAVLHHSTAPVAVVAHD; encoded by the coding sequence ATGTCCCGCAACGTCACCGTGGGCCTCGACGGCTCGCCCGAGAGCCGTGCCGCCGGCGAGTGGGCGGCCCGCGAGGCGAAGCTGCGCGGGCTGCCGCTGCGGCTGGTGCACGTCTGGGAACCCGTCCCGGAGCCCATGGCGCAGGCCCCGCTCCTGGGCGCCGAGACGCAAGCGCACTGGAGCGAGCGGATTCCGCGCGAGACTGCCGAGGGCCTCCGCCTGCGCCACCCCGGCGTGCATGTGGAGATGGAGCAGATTTCCGGCAGGCCGATGGATGCGTTGGCCGAGGCGGCGAAGGACGCCGAGCTGCTGGTCCTCGGCTCGCGCGGGCTGAGCGGGATCGGGGGATTCCTCGTCGGGTCCGTCGGCATGGCAGTGATCGCGCACACGGAGACCCCTGTCGTTCTGGTGCGGGCCGGGGAGCAGGCCGCCGACGAGCACGAGGCGGATCCGGCGGGCATCCCGTCCGCCGCCACCGCGTACCGGCCCGTGGTCCTCGGCGTCGATACCGGCCACCCCGACGACGCGGTGATCGCTTTCGCCTTCGAGGAGGCCGCCCGCCGCAACACCGCGCTGAGGGTCGTGCACGGCTGGAACCTTCCGCCTTACTTCGCCTACGGCCTCCCCGCCGACCCCGAGCTCAACGCCGAACTGGGCCGGCAGGAGGCTGCCGCGCTGGCTGGGGTGCTGCACCCCTGGCGGCAGAAGTACCCGGAGATCGAGATCGTCGAGGTGTCCCGTTCCGGCAGCCCCGCCAACCACGTCATCGACGCCTCCCGCGAGGCCTCGCTGGTCGTCGTCGGTCGCCGGACGCGCCGCAGCCCGGTCGGTGCCCACATCGGACCCGTCACACACGCGGTACTGCACCACTCCACCGCCCCCGTGGCCGTCGTCGCGCACGACTGA
- a CDS encoding universal stress protein, whose translation MNAEVERALGEPLVVGVDGSEPSLRAVDWAADEAVLRGVPLRVVYACLWERYEGAALARDIGKSTALPLAQDVAGAAAQRAGARHPDLKVTADVVFEEPEYALVREGRNASALVVGTRGRSGIAEMLLGSVSLAVAAHADCPVIVLRGSHDNQATPPVRGRVVVGVGEDVKESAAVRFAAAEARRRGVPLEAVRAWRCPAHETTDHPLLAGESARLHEERAVEELEAALQDVPADIDVRRRTVEGHARRVLVDASHEADLLVVGARRREGHFGLQLGRVAHAVLHHSACPVAVVPHRVHDA comes from the coding sequence ATGAACGCAGAGGTGGAACGAGCCCTCGGCGAGCCCTTGGTCGTGGGCGTGGACGGTTCCGAGCCGAGCCTGCGCGCCGTCGACTGGGCGGCCGACGAGGCCGTGCTGCGCGGGGTGCCGTTACGGGTGGTGTATGCCTGCCTGTGGGAGCGGTACGAGGGAGCTGCGCTCGCCCGGGATATCGGCAAGTCGACCGCGCTGCCGTTGGCCCAGGACGTCGCCGGCGCCGCTGCTCAGCGGGCGGGTGCCCGGCACCCCGACCTGAAGGTGACCGCCGACGTGGTGTTCGAGGAGCCGGAGTACGCCCTGGTGCGCGAGGGGCGGAACGCCTCCGCGCTGGTCGTGGGCACGCGCGGCCGCAGCGGCATCGCCGAGATGCTGCTCGGCTCCGTCAGTCTGGCCGTCGCCGCCCATGCCGACTGCCCGGTGATCGTGCTGCGCGGCAGCCACGACAACCAGGCGACGCCCCCGGTGCGCGGCCGCGTCGTCGTGGGTGTCGGCGAGGACGTGAAGGAGTCGGCGGCCGTGCGGTTCGCCGCCGCAGAGGCACGGCGCCGCGGCGTGCCTCTGGAGGCCGTACGGGCCTGGCGGTGCCCGGCACACGAGACCACCGACCATCCGCTGCTGGCCGGTGAGTCCGCCCGTCTGCACGAGGAGCGGGCGGTCGAGGAACTGGAGGCGGCGTTGCAGGACGTCCCGGCGGACATCGATGTGCGCCGGCGCACCGTCGAGGGCCATGCCCGCCGGGTGCTCGTGGACGCCTCGCACGAGGCCGACCTGCTGGTCGTCGGCGCCCGGCGCCGCGAGGGGCACTTCGGGCTCCAGCTCGGCCGGGTCGCCCACGCGGTACTGCACCACTCCGCCTGCCCGGTCGCCGTCGTACCGCACCGGGTGCACGACGCCTGA
- a CDS encoding IS5 family transposase, protein MGTVEQLVPDGLWEIFQDVAPEPPVRAQGGGRRRCDDRAVLAAIIFVATSGCTWRQLPPVFGASWQTVHRRFTGWSKARVWAKIAPRGAGSARHERRAGLVPVRNRLGQCPGSLRGPLTGPNPTDRGQLGSKIHVICDRNGLPISVGISGADLHDSQALIPLMRGIPPIRSRYGPRRRRPAKLHPDKGYDFDHLRDWLRRRQIAPCIARRGIEPPNRLGRHRWVVERTMSWLNGCRRLHRRYERKAEHFLAFVGIASSLICYRRCTN, encoded by the coding sequence ATGGGCACAGTTGAGCAGCTGGTACCGGACGGACTCTGGGAGATCTTCCAAGACGTGGCGCCAGAGCCGCCCGTGCGTGCCCAGGGCGGCGGCCGGCGGCGGTGTGACGACCGCGCGGTTCTTGCAGCGATCATCTTCGTCGCCACGTCGGGCTGCACCTGGCGGCAGCTACCGCCGGTCTTCGGCGCCTCCTGGCAAACGGTCCACCGGCGCTTTACTGGCTGGTCCAAGGCCCGGGTGTGGGCAAAAATCGCACCGCGTGGTGCTGGATCGGCTCGGCACGAACGGCGAGCTGGACTGGTCCCGGTGCGCAATCGACTCGGCCAGTGTCCGGGCAGTCTAAGGGGGCCTTTGACCGGACCGAATCCGACCGATCGCGGCCAGCTCGGGTCGAAGATCCACGTCATCTGTGACCGCAACGGCCTGCCGATCTCGGTGGGCATCTCCGGTGCCGACCTGCACGACAGCCAGGCCCTGATCCCGCTGATGCGCGGCATCCCGCCAATCCGCTCCCGCTACGGGCCAAGACGCCGCCGCCCGGCCAAGCTGCACCCGGACAAAGGCTACGACTTCGACCATCTGCGCGACTGGCTGCGCCGCCGCCAGATCGCGCCCTGTATCGCCCGCCGCGGCATCGAACCTCCCAACCGCCTGGGCCGCCATCGCTGGGTCGTGGAAAGGACCATGTCCTGGCTCAACGGATGCCGCCGCCTGCACCGCCGCTACGAGCGCAAGGCAGAGCACTTCCTCGCCTTCGTCGGCATCGCCAGCAGCCTCATCTGCTACCGCCGATGCACCAACTGA
- a CDS encoding DUF6086 family protein gives MSMYFDIGDKTLWNPSNGAGRLFLRQVEVFEAELKLPSGIGQGKYGGDPDTLEVDPAVYAEFARGLVAWHCRTGHSVILALSEGFVAMAVALARRAGIEVEIPEPGPGHMCGGVQHDVQVPGSPRTASAAVVTALDTRAREMDRWMAR, from the coding sequence ATGAGCATGTACTTCGACATCGGTGACAAGACGCTGTGGAACCCGTCGAACGGTGCCGGCCGCCTCTTCCTGCGGCAGGTCGAGGTCTTTGAGGCGGAGCTCAAGCTGCCCTCGGGAATCGGCCAGGGAAAATATGGGGGCGACCCGGACACACTCGAGGTCGATCCAGCCGTATACGCGGAGTTCGCACGCGGCCTGGTCGCGTGGCACTGCCGGACGGGGCACTCCGTGATCCTCGCGCTCTCCGAGGGGTTCGTGGCGATGGCGGTCGCGCTCGCGCGGCGCGCGGGAATCGAGGTGGAGATACCCGAACCGGGGCCCGGCCACATGTGTGGTGGCGTCCAGCATGATGTGCAGGTCCCCGGCAGTCCCCGGACCGCGTCAGCCGCCGTCGTCACCGCGCTGGACACGCGGGCGCGGGAGATGGACCGCTGGATGGCCCGCTGA
- a CDS encoding GNAT family N-acetyltransferase, translating to MTHDVTDRPPVHALLTDGTTVCIRPVVPSDHDQLERLYEEMSPENLRLRFFAASHRSARLAADRACAAARTGYRALLAETQGRGIGLAEYDTGDEKDAAEVSIAVADGLHHRGVGTLLVEHLVSAARAEGITTFTADALSENREVLKLFADLGLRTERRFEGPEVRCTITLDQSDTYLTAVEERGRAADVASLKPLLRPEVVAVVGAGRKPGSVGRAILHQLHAGGYTGRLFAVNPAARSILGVPSYSSVSVLPKTPDLAVLAVPAAAIPETAEECGKTGVRALLVVTAGLDAGQAHALLAACRSHGMRLVGPNCLGISNTDPELSFDATFAAGHPRPGTAGVAVQSGGVGIALLDGLSRLGIGVSSFASLGDKYDVSGNDMLQWWESDGRTDLALLHLESFGSPRAFSRTARRVTRRMPVLTVDAGRTDAGRRAAASHTAAAATRTMTRGALFTQAGITATRSIGELLETAALLHSQPLPAGSRVAIVTNAGGAGVLAADACAEAGLSLPDPTPELIDDLLAVLPDGAAVGNPIDATAAVTEEQLTDCVDRIMRYGGVDAVLVALVPTAVAAATGDDLVRALTRAPGRRAKPIAAVRLEQGLPVELLPAAEDGTIPSYAEPQAAARALAHAAHRAAWLARPAGTVPDLDGVETERARTVVETYLAAHPDGGWLDPRTCADLLACYGIPQIPWAWAETEDDAVLAADRLRGADGRVVMKGHWAGLVHKTAEHAVHLDLRGDHQVRAAFRDLETRFAGLLEGVVIQPLADRGTELFAGVVQDQVFGPLVLFGLGGTATEVLADHAARLAPLTDHDVHDLITSPRCAPLLFGAHSNGPVDIEELEQLLLRLSRMAADLPQLAESDFNPVLATPGGVTVLDARIRLLPCRPQDPYLRRLR from the coding sequence ATGACGCACGACGTGACCGACCGACCCCCCGTCCACGCCCTGCTCACGGACGGCACCACCGTGTGCATCCGTCCCGTGGTGCCGAGCGACCACGACCAGTTGGAGCGGCTGTACGAGGAGATGTCCCCGGAGAACCTGCGCCTGAGGTTCTTCGCCGCGAGCCACCGGTCGGCCCGTCTGGCCGCCGACCGTGCCTGTGCTGCGGCCCGCACCGGCTACCGGGCGCTGCTGGCCGAGACGCAGGGCCGGGGGATCGGTCTTGCCGAGTACGACACAGGGGACGAGAAGGACGCGGCCGAAGTGTCCATCGCCGTCGCCGACGGACTACACCACCGGGGCGTGGGAACCCTGCTCGTCGAGCACCTCGTCTCTGCCGCCCGCGCCGAGGGCATCACGACCTTCACGGCCGACGCGCTCAGTGAGAACCGCGAGGTGCTGAAGCTGTTCGCCGACCTCGGTCTACGCACGGAGCGCCGCTTCGAGGGCCCGGAGGTGCGCTGCACCATCACCCTCGACCAGAGCGACACCTACCTCACAGCTGTCGAGGAACGGGGGCGTGCCGCCGACGTCGCCAGTTTGAAGCCGCTGCTGCGGCCGGAGGTGGTCGCCGTCGTGGGAGCAGGGCGCAAGCCGGGTTCGGTGGGCCGGGCGATCCTGCACCAGCTGCACGCGGGCGGCTACACCGGGCGTCTGTTCGCGGTGAACCCCGCCGCGCGCTCGATTCTCGGCGTGCCGTCCTACTCGTCGGTCAGCGTCCTGCCCAAGACACCTGACCTCGCGGTGCTCGCCGTACCGGCCGCCGCTATTCCGGAGACCGCCGAGGAGTGCGGCAAGACGGGCGTACGGGCCCTCCTCGTCGTCACCGCGGGCCTGGACGCCGGCCAGGCGCACGCTCTGCTGGCGGCCTGCCGCTCGCACGGCATGCGGCTCGTCGGCCCCAACTGCCTCGGGATTTCCAACACCGACCCGGAGCTCAGCTTCGACGCCACCTTCGCCGCCGGCCATCCACGGCCCGGCACCGCGGGCGTCGCCGTGCAGTCCGGCGGTGTCGGCATCGCCCTGCTCGACGGGCTCTCCCGGCTCGGTATCGGTGTCTCTTCCTTCGCCTCTCTCGGCGACAAGTACGACGTCAGCGGCAACGACATGCTCCAGTGGTGGGAGAGCGACGGCCGCACTGACCTCGCCCTGCTGCACCTGGAGTCCTTCGGCAGCCCGCGCGCCTTCTCCCGCACCGCCCGGCGCGTGACCCGCCGTATGCCCGTACTGACCGTCGATGCCGGCCGCACCGACGCGGGCCGGCGCGCCGCCGCCTCGCACACTGCGGCCGCCGCCACCCGCACCATGACCCGCGGCGCGCTCTTCACCCAGGCCGGCATCACCGCCACCCGCTCGATCGGTGAACTCCTCGAGACCGCCGCGCTGTTGCACTCGCAGCCACTGCCCGCGGGCAGCCGCGTGGCGATCGTCACCAACGCGGGCGGGGCCGGTGTCCTCGCGGCCGACGCCTGCGCCGAAGCCGGACTGTCGCTCCCGGACCCCACACCGGAACTGATCGACGACCTGCTCGCCGTACTGCCGGACGGGGCGGCGGTGGGCAACCCGATCGACGCCACCGCCGCCGTCACGGAGGAACAACTCACGGACTGCGTGGACCGGATCATGCGGTACGGCGGCGTCGACGCCGTCCTCGTCGCTCTGGTCCCCACGGCGGTCGCCGCGGCGACCGGTGACGACCTCGTCCGTGCCCTCACCCGCGCCCCCGGCCGCAGGGCGAAGCCGATCGCCGCGGTACGGCTCGAACAGGGCCTGCCCGTCGAGCTGTTGCCCGCTGCGGAAGACGGAACCATCCCGTCTTACGCCGAACCCCAGGCCGCGGCACGGGCGTTGGCCCACGCCGCCCACCGCGCGGCCTGGCTCGCCAGGCCCGCCGGGACCGTCCCCGACCTGGACGGCGTCGAGACGGAGCGAGCCCGCACCGTCGTCGAGACCTACCTCGCCGCACACCCCGACGGCGGCTGGCTGGACCCGCGCACCTGCGCCGACCTGCTGGCCTGCTACGGCATCCCGCAGATCCCGTGGGCCTGGGCCGAGACCGAGGACGACGCGGTCCTCGCCGCCGACCGGCTGCGCGGCGCCGACGGCCGGGTCGTGATGAAGGGTCACTGGGCGGGCCTGGTCCACAAGACCGCCGAGCACGCCGTCCATCTCGACCTCAGGGGCGACCACCAGGTCCGCGCCGCCTTCCGGGACCTGGAGACCCGGTTCGCCGGCCTGCTGGAGGGAGTGGTGATCCAGCCACTCGCCGACCGTGGCACCGAGCTGTTCGCCGGCGTCGTCCAGGACCAGGTCTTCGGACCCCTCGTCCTGTTCGGGCTCGGCGGCACGGCCACCGAGGTTCTCGCCGATCACGCGGCCCGCCTCGCCCCGCTCACCGACCACGACGTGCACGACCTCATCACCTCCCCGCGCTGCGCCCCGCTCCTGTTCGGCGCGCACAGCAACGGACCCGTCGACATCGAGGAGCTGGAACAGCTGCTGCTGCGGCTGTCCCGCATGGCGGCGGACCTGCCGCAGCTCGCTGAGAGCGACTTCAACCCGGTCCTCGCGACACCGGGCGGCGTCACCGTGCTGGACGCGCGGATCCGCCTGCTGCCGTGCAGGCCCCAGGACCCCTATCTGCGCCGGCTCCGCTGA
- a CDS encoding CBS domain-containing protein: protein MKNQKVGSVMTTEVVRAAYGTPFKEVARLLAAHRISGLPVVDEDDKVIGVISETDLVARQAATPEPYEPRRRFAFLSGLTRGARRQAAKAHARTAGRLMTVPPVTAHADDTIVEAARTMAQHQVERLPVLDEADRLVGIVTRRDLLQVFLRPDKEIRDEVIEDVLGRTLWLPPRSIDVSVVHGVVTLTGHMERKSETEIALSMTARIDGVVGVVDRLTYRLDDPRLRTQEHALHGVAGDWLRKM, encoded by the coding sequence ATGAAGAACCAGAAGGTCGGCTCCGTGATGACCACGGAGGTCGTCCGCGCCGCGTACGGCACCCCGTTCAAGGAGGTCGCCCGACTGCTCGCGGCCCACCGGATCAGCGGACTGCCGGTAGTCGACGAGGACGACAAGGTCATCGGCGTCATCTCCGAAACGGACCTGGTGGCACGCCAGGCGGCCACCCCCGAACCGTACGAACCGCGCCGTCGCTTCGCGTTCCTGTCCGGGCTGACGCGCGGTGCCCGACGGCAGGCGGCGAAGGCGCATGCCCGCACCGCCGGCCGGCTCATGACCGTGCCGCCCGTCACCGCGCACGCCGACGACACCATCGTCGAGGCCGCCCGCACCATGGCCCAGCACCAGGTGGAGCGGCTGCCGGTGCTCGACGAGGCGGACCGGCTGGTCGGCATCGTCACCCGCCGCGACCTGCTCCAGGTCTTCCTGCGGCCCGACAAGGAGATCCGCGACGAGGTGATCGAGGACGTACTGGGGCGCACCCTGTGGCTGCCGCCCCGCAGCATCGACGTGTCCGTGGTGCACGGCGTCGTCACCCTCACCGGCCACATGGAACGCAAGAGCGAGACGGAGATCGCCCTGTCGATGACCGCACGGATCGACGGTGTGGTCGGCGTGGTCGACAGGCTCACGTACCGGCTGGATGACCCGCGCCTGCGCACTCAGGAGCACGCGCTGCACGGCGTGGCCGGCGACTGGCTGCGCAAGATGTGA
- a CDS encoding universal stress protein, with protein MSEAKVVVCGLRREDVADSQTAGLPLPVNVEAAARPLVFVPDDLSDARRSEGVTLGVDARNPAAAAIDFAFDSARIRSSRLYVVHAWSLPASAAELPFAVPEEDRAAWEDQEVQQLADALQPWCEKHPEVPVLQDVVLFTPAQALLRCSAGAALVVVGRKPGVGWRYMIGSLLREATCPVAVVPS; from the coding sequence GTGAGCGAGGCCAAGGTCGTCGTGTGCGGCCTGCGCCGGGAGGATGTCGCCGACTCCCAAACGGCCGGCTTGCCCCTTCCTGTAAACGTCGAAGCCGCGGCCCGGCCGCTCGTGTTCGTCCCGGACGATCTCTCCGACGCCCGCCGCTCCGAGGGGGTCACGCTCGGCGTGGACGCCCGTAACCCCGCGGCCGCCGCGATCGACTTCGCCTTCGACAGCGCCCGGATACGAAGCTCACGCCTGTACGTTGTCCACGCCTGGTCGCTTCCCGCCAGTGCCGCCGAACTGCCTTTCGCCGTACCGGAGGAAGACCGGGCCGCCTGGGAGGACCAGGAGGTGCAGCAGCTCGCCGATGCGCTACAGCCGTGGTGTGAGAAACATCCGGAGGTACCAGTGCTCCAGGACGTCGTCCTGTTCACGCCGGCGCAGGCCCTGCTCCGCTGTTCCGCGGGCGCCGCACTGGTCGTCGTGGGCAGGAAGCCCGGCGTCGGCTGGAGGTACATGATTGGGTCCCTGTTGCGAGAGGCCACGTGCCCCGTAGCCGTGGTGCCGTCGTAG
- a CDS encoding CBS domain-containing protein — MHGTPHIVSDVMTHTVAAIGRGASFKEIVRMMQDWKVSALPALEGEGRVVGVVSEADLLPKEEFRDSDPDRYTQLRRLSDLAKAGAVTAGELMTSPALTVHADATLAQAARTMARAKVKRLPVVDDLGMLQGIVSRADLLKVFLRDDEDIAEEVRREVASYLFPASTSAVRVAVWEGVVTLSGRVRDTSLVPVAARLIRAVEGVVDVEFDVSAHGRSSETSPAPSSHSENASPS; from the coding sequence ATGCACGGCACCCCGCACATCGTCAGCGACGTGATGACCCACACCGTCGCCGCCATCGGCCGTGGCGCCTCCTTCAAGGAGATCGTGCGGATGATGCAGGACTGGAAGGTCAGTGCCCTTCCAGCCCTGGAAGGCGAGGGCCGGGTCGTCGGGGTCGTGTCCGAGGCCGACCTGCTGCCCAAGGAAGAGTTCCGCGACAGCGACCCCGACCGGTACACCCAGCTGCGGCGTCTGTCCGACCTGGCGAAGGCCGGGGCGGTGACCGCCGGGGAGCTGATGACCTCTCCGGCCCTCACCGTCCACGCGGACGCGACGCTCGCGCAGGCCGCGCGGACCATGGCACGCGCCAAGGTCAAGCGGCTGCCCGTGGTCGACGACTTGGGCATGCTGCAGGGCATCGTCAGTCGCGCCGACCTGCTGAAGGTGTTCCTGCGCGACGACGAGGACATCGCGGAGGAAGTACGCCGGGAGGTGGCGTCGTACCTCTTCCCCGCGTCGACGTCAGCCGTACGCGTGGCGGTGTGGGAGGGGGTCGTGACACTCAGCGGCCGTGTCCGGGACACGTCCCTGGTGCCCGTAGCGGCACGGCTGATCCGGGCCGTTGAGGGGGTCGTGGACGTGGAGTTCGACGTCTCCGCGCACGGCCGTTCCTCGGAGACGTCCCCTGCCCCGTCGAGTCACAGCGAGAACGCCTCACCGTCGTGA
- a CDS encoding nitroreductase family protein — translation MHSTSLDAVFPETCVSAAVAAPSIHNTQPWCFRLDPESATFQVRAAPERGLRHTDPTGRALHLSVGACLLNLRVAIAHSGWSPVRRLLPSPEDPGLLAIVRLAGSVARRPTEHRADLYEAIWRRHSSRLPFSGRPLPPYLRNELCEAARVEGARLWFPDAVETERLLRLTAEAEGRNRIATDRATESSRWVHRDREPGPDVGMPREALGPQDAREHLPLRDFTAQRHAERLVARPFEATPTVAVLITEHDHRTDWLRAGQALQHVWLLATAHGLRASLLHQALEWPDLRSSLSPTPGRTDHVQMLIRLGYGPEGAASPRRTPRMALDDVLASR, via the coding sequence TTGCACAGCACATCCCTGGACGCCGTATTTCCGGAGACCTGCGTGTCGGCCGCGGTCGCCGCGCCCTCGATCCACAACACCCAGCCATGGTGCTTCCGCCTGGATCCCGAGTCGGCCACGTTCCAGGTGCGCGCCGCCCCTGAACGCGGCCTGCGGCACACGGACCCGACCGGTCGCGCCCTGCATCTCTCGGTGGGGGCGTGCCTGTTGAATCTCCGGGTCGCGATCGCGCACTCCGGATGGTCGCCGGTCAGGCGCCTGTTGCCCTCCCCGGAGGACCCCGGACTGCTCGCCATTGTCCGCCTGGCAGGGTCCGTTGCCCGGCGCCCGACGGAGCACCGGGCCGACCTGTACGAGGCGATCTGGCGCAGGCACAGCAGCCGCCTCCCGTTCTCCGGGCGGCCGCTGCCGCCGTATCTGCGCAACGAACTCTGTGAAGCCGCCCGTGTGGAAGGCGCGCGGCTCTGGTTCCCGGACGCCGTCGAGACGGAGCGGCTGCTCCGCCTGACCGCAGAGGCCGAGGGCCGTAACCGCATCGCCACCGACCGCGCTACGGAGAGCAGCCGCTGGGTGCACCGAGACCGGGAGCCGGGTCCCGACGTGGGCATGCCGCGGGAGGCGCTCGGCCCCCAGGACGCGCGCGAACACCTTCCCCTGCGGGACTTCACCGCGCAGCGGCACGCCGAGCGGCTGGTCGCCCGACCGTTTGAGGCGACACCCACCGTTGCTGTGCTGATCACCGAACACGACCACCGCACCGACTGGCTGCGGGCCGGACAAGCGCTCCAGCACGTGTGGCTCCTCGCCACGGCACATGGTCTGCGCGCCTCCCTGTTGCACCAGGCACTGGAATGGCCGGACCTACGCAGTTCCCTCAGCCCGACGCCAGGGCGGACCGATCATGTGCAGATGCTCATCCGTCTCGGATACGGCCCCGAAGGCGCTGCGAGCCCACGGCGCACCCCGCGCATGGCGCTCGACGATGTGCTGGCGAGTCGCTAG